One genomic region from Pseudoduganella dura encodes:
- a CDS encoding helix-turn-helix transcriptional regulator, which translates to MTGSVGRAGSEIYSLPAPLLGWQRRPACPLFAARAALPTTCMEVEMYDQTPISELSIMRLPEVTAVCGKSRAAIYKAIRIGEFPKQIKLSARASGWVRCEIEAWVKARMAAR; encoded by the coding sequence ATGACCGGTAGTGTTGGACGGGCAGGCAGCGAAATTTATTCGCTGCCTGCGCCACTCTTGGGATGGCAGCGCCGTCCTGCTTGCCCATTATTTGCCGCTAGGGCGGCCTTACCCACTACTTGCATGGAGGTCGAGATGTACGATCAAACACCGATTAGCGAACTGAGCATCATGCGACTGCCTGAGGTTACAGCGGTTTGTGGCAAGTCGCGGGCTGCGATTTACAAAGCGATCCGGATAGGGGAGTTTCCGAAGCAGATCAAGTTGTCGGCACGGGCGTCGGGGTGGGTGCGTTGTGAGATTGAGGCATGGGTGAAGGCGAGAATGGCTGCCCGGTAA
- a CDS encoding TonB-dependent receptor, translating to MKKQNRNEQWIKAGLAASLLAGAAHGPAAAAEDQAAESTVGASAAVATAPDFAAERLPADGSVPSVTVTATRRSASLQSVPLAVSVVSGEQLELANRTSIDTVVQEIPSATFRQQGGNKDSTIFVRGIGTISTSPGVEPTVSTVVDGVVYARPGQATIDLLDVDRIEVLRGPQGTLFGKNASSGVLNIVSLAPGEALTGYVDGAAYTGNERRVRAGVSGSLQPDVLRASINAAYAKYDGNVTNVHAGGGKVNGYERRGVRGRLDITPNADTDITLIADYLKAESSPTATPYKQTSAVYAQAILPVVAGTENRQVNYDIENAIDDTNKGVSAQVNWRRNGYTLTSITAWRGWDNTQHTTSSAIGNSTEAVRVTAAYPATGDIGTLEFTQASQELRIASPGIGLSALGTVDYVAGLYYLHGKDRETYQRVVTTTARNSGRADYGVESDSYSAFGEATIRIDPAWRIIAGARWTRDELSYDHARTSTQPFTFTGVQPGTQSSGSTANSAWSGRLGIQHDLSATATTYATWSRGYKGPAYNVFFNMLPRDTLALAPETSNSVELGFKATAFARRLTFNAALFRTEYANYQANFYDTAAGAVVTRLINAGDVSTRGLELDVTARPTRELTLSGALAWTDAQIDQFRCPAAAAGSCNLNGATLPFAPRFKSFVRAAYALPLESGHTLNFSADYTYQTRTQFDLLQSPDAIQPGYGIVNGAVELAQPGQGWRIALIGKNLANKSYASNLAASTGYVTRAVPRDTSRYFGITARKEF from the coding sequence ATGAAAAAGCAGAACAGGAATGAGCAGTGGATTAAAGCAGGCCTGGCGGCCAGCTTGCTGGCAGGCGCGGCCCATGGACCGGCTGCAGCAGCGGAAGACCAGGCGGCGGAGAGCACGGTGGGCGCCAGTGCGGCAGTGGCAACTGCGCCGGATTTTGCCGCCGAGCGCCTGCCGGCTGATGGCAGTGTGCCCAGCGTGACTGTGACAGCTACGCGCAGGAGTGCCTCCCTGCAATCCGTGCCCCTTGCTGTATCGGTGGTAAGCGGGGAGCAGCTCGAACTCGCCAACCGCACCAGCATCGATACAGTGGTGCAAGAGATTCCGAGCGCGACCTTCCGTCAGCAAGGTGGCAACAAGGATTCGACGATTTTTGTCCGTGGTATCGGCACCATCTCCACGTCGCCTGGCGTTGAGCCAACAGTATCGACGGTGGTGGACGGCGTCGTCTACGCGCGCCCTGGCCAAGCCACGATCGATCTGCTCGACGTGGACCGCATTGAAGTGCTGCGCGGGCCGCAGGGCACGCTGTTTGGCAAGAACGCCTCTTCCGGGGTGCTCAATATCGTCAGCCTCGCACCCGGCGAAGCGCTGACCGGCTATGTCGACGGCGCGGCCTACACCGGCAACGAACGGCGGGTGCGCGCGGGTGTCAGCGGTTCCCTGCAGCCCGACGTGCTGCGCGCGTCGATCAATGCGGCCTATGCGAAGTACGATGGCAATGTCACCAACGTGCATGCCGGCGGCGGCAAGGTGAACGGCTATGAACGGCGCGGCGTGCGCGGCCGGCTCGACATCACGCCAAATGCCGATACCGACATCACGCTGATCGCCGACTACCTGAAGGCGGAAAGTTCGCCGACCGCCACGCCCTACAAGCAGACCAGCGCGGTGTACGCGCAGGCGATCCTGCCGGTCGTCGCCGGCACGGAGAACCGCCAGGTCAACTACGACATCGAGAATGCGATCGACGACACCAACAAGGGTGTCTCGGCCCAGGTCAACTGGCGCCGCAACGGCTACACGCTGACATCGATCACGGCGTGGCGCGGCTGGGACAACACGCAGCACACCACCAGTTCGGCCATCGGCAACAGCACCGAAGCGGTGCGCGTGACGGCGGCCTACCCAGCCACGGGCGACATCGGCACCCTGGAATTCACGCAGGCCTCGCAGGAACTGCGCATCGCCTCGCCCGGCATTGGCCTGTCCGCCCTTGGCACGGTCGACTACGTGGCCGGCCTGTACTACCTGCACGGCAAGGACCGCGAAACCTACCAGCGCGTCGTGACCACCACGGCGCGCAACAGCGGTCGCGCCGACTACGGCGTGGAGAGCGACAGCTACTCGGCGTTCGGCGAGGCCACGATCCGCATCGACCCGGCCTGGCGCATCATTGCCGGCGCCCGCTGGACGCGCGACGAGCTGTCGTACGATCACGCCCGGACGTCGACCCAGCCGTTCACCTTCACCGGCGTGCAGCCGGGCACGCAGAGCAGCGGCAGCACGGCGAATTCCGCATGGTCCGGCCGGCTGGGGATCCAGCACGACCTGTCCGCGACGGCAACCACCTATGCCACCTGGTCGCGCGGCTACAAGGGGCCAGCGTACAACGTGTTCTTCAACATGCTGCCGCGCGACACGCTGGCGCTGGCGCCGGAAACGTCGAACTCCGTCGAACTGGGCTTCAAGGCCACCGCTTTCGCACGGCGCCTGACCTTCAATGCGGCGCTGTTCCGCACGGAGTACGCCAACTACCAGGCGAACTTCTACGATACCGCAGCCGGAGCGGTTGTCACGCGCCTGATCAATGCCGGCGACGTGTCGACCCGCGGCCTGGAGCTCGACGTGACGGCGCGGCCCACGCGGGAGCTGACCCTGTCCGGCGCGCTTGCCTGGACGGATGCGCAGATCGACCAGTTCAGATGCCCGGCGGCGGCGGCCGGTTCGTGCAACCTGAATGGCGCCACGCTGCCGTTTGCGCCGCGCTTCAAGAGCTTCGTGCGCGCCGCCTATGCGCTGCCGCTCGAATCCGGCCACACACTGAACTTCAGCGCGGACTACACCTACCAGACGCGCACCCAGTTCGACCTGCTGCAGTCGCCGGACGCGATCCAGCCGGGCTACGGCATCGTCAATGGCGCTGTCGAGCTGGCGCAGCCGGGGCAGGGCTGGCGCATTGCGCTGATTGGCAAGAACCTGGCGAACAAGTCGTATGCGTCCAACCTGGCCGCGTCGACGGGCTACGTGACGCGTGCCGTGCCGCGTGACACCAGCCGCTACTTCGGCATCACGGCGCGCAAGGAGTTCTAA
- a CDS encoding formylglycine-generating enzyme family protein — protein sequence MVWIPGGTFQMGSARFYPEEAPPRQVAVDGFWIDVVPVTNAEFARFVAATGYRTFAETAPDPQDYPGVDIELLQPGSLLFVPPPGQVSLDDPGRWWTWCIGADWRHPYGPGSSLNGLDDHPVVHVAHADACAYANWAGKTLPTEAEWERAGRGGLDGKDYAWGDELAPGGRLLANYWQGRFPWENTLDDGWLRTSPVSAFPANGYGLHDMIGNVWEWTDDWYVPGARLATKVSRCGCTPRNPRGGAQHESADPNDASARLGRRVLKGGSHLCSPDYCQRYRPAARFPQAIDSTTSHIGFRCIKRD from the coding sequence ATGGTCTGGATTCCTGGCGGCACGTTTCAGATGGGTTCAGCGCGGTTCTACCCGGAGGAAGCACCTCCACGCCAAGTTGCCGTTGATGGCTTCTGGATCGATGTTGTTCCCGTAACAAATGCAGAGTTCGCCCGTTTTGTGGCTGCTACTGGCTATCGCACTTTTGCGGAAACGGCGCCAGACCCGCAGGATTACCCAGGCGTCGATATCGAACTGTTGCAGCCAGGCTCGCTGTTATTCGTGCCCCCGCCTGGCCAGGTGTCGCTGGACGACCCCGGCCGCTGGTGGACGTGGTGCATAGGTGCCGACTGGCGCCATCCATATGGTCCCGGCTCCAGCCTCAATGGGCTGGACGACCACCCCGTGGTGCACGTCGCTCATGCCGATGCATGTGCCTACGCAAACTGGGCCGGCAAGACGTTGCCGACAGAGGCGGAATGGGAGCGGGCAGGGCGCGGCGGCCTCGATGGCAAGGATTACGCATGGGGCGACGAACTCGCTCCGGGCGGGCGCCTGCTGGCGAATTACTGGCAGGGCCGCTTCCCTTGGGAAAACACCTTGGATGACGGCTGGTTGAGGACTTCGCCAGTCAGTGCCTTTCCAGCGAATGGCTACGGTCTGCATGACATGATCGGCAATGTCTGGGAATGGACTGACGACTGGTATGTTCCCGGTGCCCGTCTTGCAACGAAGGTATCGCGCTGCGGCTGCACGCCACGCAATCCACGCGGTGGCGCCCAGCACGAAAGTGCCGACCCAAATGACGCATCGGCCCGGCTCGGACGGCGCGTGCTAAAAGGCGGCTCCCATCTGTGTTCCCCCGATTACTGCCAACGCTACCGCCCGGCG
- the paoC gene encoding aldehyde oxidoreductase molybdenum-binding subunit PaoC — MKFETPAGRNPIDELNVVGKPVDRVEGPLKVTGNATFAYEQHAVAPSAAYGYVVGAGIAKGRIASIDVTRARAASGVLAVVTASNSGKLDKGAFYAARALAGPDIDHYHQAVALVVAETFEQARAAANMVDIRYQRSTGAFDLEAARRRARAPKQGPYSPPPETSRGQFAEAYAAAPVQLDATFSTPDQAHAMMEPHATIAAWEGEKLTLWTSIQQINWGVRDIAKTLDIPKENVRIVSPYIGGGFGGKGTILSDAVLASLGARHARRPVKVTLQRALMFNNATHRPATIQRVRIGASRDGKIIAIGHESWSGNIEGGRPEAATAPTRVLYAGPHRMTRLRLAHLDLPEGSAMRAPGEAPGMMALEIAMDEMAEKLGLDPVAFRIANDTQVDPEDPGRPFSLRQFVECMRLGAERFDWKKRPASPASRREGRWLVGMGVAAAIRGAPVTKSAARVRLDRHGMVTVETDMTDIGTGSYTIIAQTAAEMMGVELDSVTVRLGDSQFPESAGSGGQWGAASATAGVYAACVKLRETVASKLGLDPAGAQFVAGQVRQGGRSIPLAQAARDAELVEEDTMEYGELAKRYAQQTFGAHFVEVAVDAVTGEIRLRRMLAVCAAGRILNPKTARSQVIGGMTMGAGAALMEALVVDKRHGFFVNHDLAGYEVPVHADMPHLDAVFLDEADPTIAPLKAKGVGELGISGVAAAIANAIYNATGVRVRDYPITLDKLIDRLPA; from the coding sequence ATGAAATTTGAAACACCGGCGGGTCGAAACCCGATTGATGAGCTTAATGTTGTTGGCAAACCCGTTGACCGCGTCGAGGGCCCGCTTAAGGTTACTGGCAATGCGACGTTCGCCTACGAGCAGCATGCTGTCGCACCAAGCGCCGCATATGGCTACGTTGTCGGAGCAGGAATCGCAAAAGGCCGTATTGCATCGATCGACGTGACCCGAGCGCGCGCCGCGTCAGGGGTGCTGGCTGTCGTCACGGCCAGCAATTCCGGCAAGCTCGACAAAGGCGCTTTCTACGCTGCACGTGCGTTGGCCGGACCGGATATCGACCACTATCATCAGGCAGTAGCGCTTGTCGTTGCCGAGACCTTCGAGCAGGCACGCGCCGCCGCCAACATGGTCGACATACGCTACCAGCGCTCCACAGGCGCATTCGATCTGGAAGCAGCACGCCGAAGGGCCCGGGCGCCGAAGCAGGGCCCCTACTCGCCGCCGCCGGAGACCTCACGTGGCCAGTTCGCCGAAGCATATGCCGCTGCACCGGTACAACTTGACGCGACCTTTTCGACGCCCGATCAGGCACACGCGATGATGGAACCGCATGCCACGATTGCTGCGTGGGAAGGCGAAAAGCTGACGTTGTGGACTTCCATTCAACAGATCAACTGGGGCGTTCGCGACATTGCGAAAACGCTCGATATCCCAAAGGAGAATGTGCGCATCGTGTCGCCTTATATCGGTGGCGGTTTTGGCGGCAAAGGCACGATCCTGTCTGACGCCGTGCTGGCGTCTCTGGGCGCGCGTCATGCTCGACGTCCAGTCAAGGTCACGCTGCAGCGGGCACTCATGTTCAACAATGCGACCCATCGCCCGGCGACCATCCAGCGGGTTCGGATCGGCGCGTCGCGGGACGGTAAGATCATCGCCATCGGACATGAAAGCTGGTCCGGAAACATCGAGGGAGGGCGTCCGGAAGCGGCGACGGCGCCAACTCGCGTTCTGTACGCCGGGCCGCATCGGATGACACGTCTGCGCTTGGCACACCTCGATCTCCCGGAAGGCAGTGCCATGCGTGCCCCGGGCGAAGCGCCAGGCATGATGGCCCTCGAAATCGCCATGGACGAGATGGCCGAAAAGCTTGGACTCGATCCTGTCGCATTCCGCATCGCCAACGATACCCAGGTTGACCCCGAAGACCCTGGCCGTCCGTTCTCCCTGCGCCAGTTCGTCGAGTGCATGCGCTTGGGCGCAGAGCGCTTTGACTGGAAAAAGCGTCCCGCCAGCCCGGCCAGCCGGCGCGAAGGGCGCTGGTTGGTCGGGATGGGCGTGGCAGCCGCGATCCGCGGCGCCCCGGTGACCAAGTCGGCTGCGAGGGTACGGCTTGATCGTCATGGTATGGTGACTGTGGAAACCGACATGACCGATATCGGTACCGGTAGCTACACTATCATTGCGCAGACTGCAGCGGAGATGATGGGCGTGGAGCTTGACTCGGTAACCGTTCGTCTCGGCGACTCGCAGTTTCCCGAGTCAGCCGGTTCGGGGGGCCAGTGGGGAGCAGCATCGGCGACGGCTGGAGTTTACGCTGCCTGCGTCAAGCTGCGTGAGACTGTAGCGAGCAAGCTCGGCCTGGATCCGGCCGGTGCGCAATTCGTCGCTGGCCAAGTGCGTCAAGGCGGACGCAGCATTCCGCTCGCGCAAGCGGCGCGCGATGCCGAGCTGGTGGAAGAAGACACCATGGAATACGGCGAACTCGCCAAACGCTATGCGCAGCAGACCTTTGGCGCCCACTTCGTCGAAGTGGCAGTCGATGCCGTGACGGGCGAAATCCGCCTGCGTCGCATGCTCGCAGTCTGCGCGGCAGGCCGTATCCTGAATCCGAAAACGGCGCGCAGTCAGGTCATCGGCGGGATGACGATGGGTGCCGGCGCGGCATTGATGGAAGCGCTCGTCGTCGACAAGCGACACGGTTTTTTTGTGAACCACGATCTGGCAGGATATGAGGTTCCCGTCCACGCCGACATGCCGCATCTGGACGCGGTGTTCCTCGACGAGGCCGATCCAACGATCGCACCCTTGAAAGCAAAGGGCGTCGGCGAGCTGGGCATCAGCGGCGTCGCAGCGGCGATCGCCAATGCGATCTACAACGCGACCGGGGTGCGTGTGCGGGATTATCCGATCACGCTCGATAAGCTGATCGATCGGCTGCCCGCTTGA